In Helianthus annuus cultivar XRQ/B chromosome 9, HanXRQr2.0-SUNRISE, whole genome shotgun sequence, the following are encoded in one genomic region:
- the LOC110876264 gene encoding protein FAR1-RELATED SEQUENCE 5-like translates to MDSNTLVDGGDDVLYAQFLSCVVDAPNYQLRGVEQVSPNSGTKRYIPDSPSSLTPAEGMLFDTVDDAYNFYKTYAEAGGWTEGQKEFRPVDTLVEQPSDRWVRRVPSKRTGCQVAIRIKLIDAKKYLLYHFTEAHNHDFVHEEDLHLLKENRGINRAHEEMINKMSHLNIGPVRAFNIMKEVYGGFDKVGATKVDFKNFKKELNLFIGEFDAEMFVKRLNRKNEFLPNFSCEYETTDEGVLKCIFWADEDMKRNYYMFGDVISFDATYKRNKYNMMFVPFTGIDNHNRNVTLGAAILGSETAETYSWLLKAIKNAYGYTPPVIVTDQDPAMKRAIADVWPESRHRLCMWHIMNKLTTKVGDALCSNTDFRKRLSAVVWTDSLLPEAFETEWAAILKDFGLTDHEWLTYIYGLRESWIPAYYREEEISGLMRTSSRSESENHFFGKISNPKCTLVEFLSHFDTAIEAQRHEHRKNDHDTRYTNPGEWSDFVLEKQAAQIYTRTIFFDVQLEIQHAIHRCTSVRLDHVGDFIKFFIKDLDQPCSSFFEVMIREEDVTVKCNCNRFEQFGLLCSHIFCVLRILDVREFPKQYILRRWMREAVPNSSPGSILTDGGDPDRSEEVNRCVREISHATEYVVNKLISKFDQLSDFRDHIKQFMSVADEAQINAPPKTRRNRFAELLGVAPESTATIRVPVGTRFKGCGSHKRLKSQKERAISQSGSKRRQCSLCKKYGHNRVTCWKYTVVVPEAGGSRNAEGNVDTIAEGDDATVVEGDGPGSNDVDDVFYTSGNDADMDDENMAE, encoded by the exons ATGGATTCGAACACTCTTGTTGATGGTGGAGATG ATGTGTTATATGCTCAATTTTTGTCATGTGTTGTAGATGCACCCAATTACCAATTACGTGGTGTTGAACAAGTCTCTCCAAACTCCGGAACAAAGAGATATATTCCAGATTCACCCTCTTCGTTGACGCCAGCAGAGGGCATGTTATTTGACACAGTTGATGATGCATATAACTTTTACAAAACTTACGCAGAAGCTGGAGGTTGGACT GAGGGTCAAAAAGAGTTTCGACCGGTCGATACTTTAGTCGAACAGCCATCTGATAGGTGGGTACGTAGGGTACCATCCAAAAGGACCGGATGCCAAGTTGCGATCAGAATAAAGCTTATCGATGCAAAGAAGTATCTGTTGTATCATTTTACAGAGGCGCACAACCATGATTTTGTGCACGAAGAAGATTTACATCTTCTCAAGGAAAACAGAGGTATTAATCGTGCACACGAAGAGATGATAAACAAGATGTCACATCTCAACATTGGTCCTGTTCGTGCATTTAACATTATGAAGGAAGTGTATGGTGGGTTCGACAAAGTCGGTGCGACTAAAGTCGattttaaaaatttcaagaaaGAATTAAATCTTTTTATCGGAGAGTTTGATGCTGAAATGTTTGTCAAGCGACTGAATAGGAAAAATGAGTTTTTACCGAACTTCTCGTGTGAATATGAAACGACAGACGAAGGTGTGTTGAAGTGCATTTTTTGGGCCGACGAGGATATGAAAAGGAATTATTATATGTTTGGAGATGTTATATCATTCGATGCTACCTACAAGCGTAACAA GTATAACATGATGTTTGTCCCTTTCACTGGGATTGATAATCACAATAGGAACGTCACACTTGGTGCTGCAATTCTCGGTTCTGAAACGGCAGAGACGTATAGCTGGTTACTTAAGGCGATCAAGAACGCATATGGGTACACGCCTCCCGTAATCGTTACTGACCAAGACCCTGCGATGAAAAGGGCTATAGCGGATGTTTGGCCTGAGTCTAGGCATCGCTTATGTATGTGGCACATCATGAATAAACTCACTACAAAG GTCGGGGATGCCCTGTGTTCAAATACAGATTTCAGGAAAAGATTGTCTGCAGTTGTTTGGACTGATTCTCTATTGCCTGAAGCGTTTGAGACTGAATGGGCTGCTATTTTAAAGGATTTCGGTTTAACTGACCATGAATGGCTGACGTATATATACGGGCTACGTGAATCATGGATTCCAGCTTACTATCGCGAAGAAGAAATATCTGGTCTTATGCGGACATCATCTAGGTCTGAAAGCGAGAATCACTTTTTTGGCAAGATTAGCAATCCAAAGTGCACCTTGGTTGAATTTCTTAGCCACTTCGACACAGCTATTGAAGCGCAAAGACACGAGCATCGAAAAAACGATCATGACACTCGATACACCAACCCTGGAGAGTGGAGTGATTTTGTTCTCGAGAAGCAAGCAGCTCAGATATATACCAGAACTATATTTTTTGATGTTCAACTTGAGATTCAACATGCTATTCATCGTTGTACTAGTGTCAGATTAGATCACGTCGGTGATTTCATTAAGTTTTTTATAAAGGATCTCGATCAGCCATGTTCTTCGTTTTTCGAG GTTATGATACGCGAGGAGGATGTTACTGTTAAGTGTAACTGCAACAGGTTTGAGCAGTTTGGATTGTTGTGCAGTCACATTTTTTGTGTGTTACGGATTCTTGATGTAAGGGAGTTTCCGAAACAATATATATTGAGGCGTTGGATGCGTGAAGCTGTTCCAAATAGTTCCCCCGGGTCCATTCTTACGGATGGTGGAGATCCAGATCGTAGCGAGGAGGTTAACCGTTGTGTTCGTGAGATTAGTCACGCAACTGAGTATGTTGTGAACAAGTTGATTTCAAAATTTGATCAGTTGTCTGATTTTCGTGATCATATCAAGCAGTTTATGTCAGTCGCTGATGAAGCTCAAATAAATGCACCTCCCAAGACACGACGTAATCGTTTTGCTGAACTGCTGGGAGTTGCTCCAGAGAGCACGGCCACTATCCGTGTTCCAGTTGGTACCAGGTTCAAGGGTTGTGGTTCTCATAAACGCCTTAAATCTCAAAAGGAGCGAGCCATAAGTCAGTCTGGAAGTAAACGTCGTCAATGTTCATTATGTAAAAAATATGGTCATAACAGAGTAACGTGTTGGAAATACACCGTGGTTGTGCCTGAGGCAGGTGGTTCGCGGAATGCTGAAGGTAATGTAGATACAATTGCTGAAGGAGACGATGCTACAGTTGTTGAAGGTGATGGTCCTGGATCAAACGATGTTGATGATGTGTTTTACACATCTGGAAACGATGCAGACATGGATGATGAAAACATGGCAGAGTAG